One Oncorhynchus mykiss isolate Arlee chromosome 9, USDA_OmykA_1.1, whole genome shotgun sequence genomic window, TATATTCTCATTCACAGTACAGCTATCTGACGTATAGTATAGTGCCAAATCAAAAAGACACAAATAAATCTCACTTAAATATCATCAAACATTTTTTTACCACTTTAGTGATTAACCTCTGCAGATTGTGTACTACTTTAGGTCCTGCAGCAGAACGCATGCAATGTGACAATCATTATGATACATAGATATAGTGATGAGAATGATTATGACAGCTGATTATAATGATAGAAGTGAGAATCATACTCAAAAACAATAAAGGTATTTAAATGCCTTCATGCATGTAAAACAAAACTGCGTATAAATGATTGCGAATGCTTTCTAATTCATTATGTAGGCCCACTATCATATGAAGGTGATGAGGTACTCTGGGTACGCTTGGTCGTCGTGGAAGATGACAAACATGCTGGGTGTCTGCAGGTTGTCCACTAGACTGTCATAGCAGTCAGCGGAATCTGTGGGGGAGCGACAAGGGGTGAACTTCATGGAGGGGTCACCCCGGGTATAGCGCCCGGTCAGGACACGTGCAACGTACATACGCCTGTGCCCAGAACCATCAGGAGGGCTATATCTGGGATGGGCTGAATAGCTGGCGTTCACAGCAAAATACACACCCACTCCATATGCTGTAACTAAAAGAAGAAGACAAGTGGAGGAAATGGATGAAGCAGAGAGAATTAATAAAAATGAAAGTACGTAAAAGTAAAAGACGGCATTGTAATAGCATGTAATAGCATTGTAATAGCATTGTAATAGCATTGTAATAGCTTGTAATAGCTTGTAATAGCTTGTAATAGCTTGTAATAGCATTGTAATAGCATTGTAATAGCATTGTAATAGCATTGTAATAGCATTGTAATAGCTTGTAATAGCTTGTAATAGCTTGTAATAGCTTGTAATAGCTTGTAATAGCTTGTAATAGCATTGTAATAGCATGTAATAGCATTGTTCTAGCATTGTAATAGCATGTAATAGCATGTAATAGCCCTTACTATTAGCATAGCTCCTGTCGAATCCATTACTTTCAATGGCGTCACAGGTTTTTGCTGCCGTCCCGTGGTAGAGTTTCCGTACCCCTACCGCCGCTGCTCCGTTCTTGGCCCGGATGCGCTGCTCACACAATGCGTACGCCTGCCACAGAAATACATTCTGCACACGCTCGATCTGAAAAAGAGACAACGTTCAAGAACCAACCAACACCTTTAAACACAACTACAGTATTggtatttacactgaacaaaaatataaaacaacaatttcaaagattaaaGTTCATATGacaaaatcagtcaattgaaataaattcatttggccctaatctatggatttcacatgactgggaatacagataggcATCTGTTGgacacagataccttaaaacaaaaaaaaagtaggggcgtggatcagaaaaccagtttctgggatcttttatttcagctcatgaaccatgggaccaacactttacatgttgcattcatgTTTTTGTATTGGTATTTCCATTTTCTATACTACCAGATACAGTATAATCATGATAAGCAGCTGGTTGTGTGTCAGGTTGTTGGTCTGTTACTTTGTGGATGGCGACTTGTGTTGCCGTGGTGCTTTGGAATGCCTGTGCCACCGCCTGGTACTCTGACGAGGTAGGCAAGAGCAGCACTCTCTTCTGCGTTTCACCAGCGGCCATATCATCCCAGTGCGATGGCAATTCTAAAAACACAGGACTGTAAGTGGAGTTTACGGCATGAACAGGACTATCAGAGGATGTTTAAAATGTTAAACGTGTTTTAAAGATAACAGTGAAATCAATAGTGGCTATGGGTCATCTGATGACATAATGGATTGAAGGGTTAGTGTTAACTACAAATCAACGTCTGACTgtaaagtcgctctggataaaagcatccGCTATCTGACCAAAATATAACATATAATAAAACTATGTCAGAAATTCTAAAACtgaaaataaaacaattcaaTCTGTACTTTCACTCTCCTCTCGCTTCATCTTATAGGTGCAACCCGTTTCCCAGTCAGTGGCCCTGTTGTTCTTCAGGTTCACCCTGACTTTGCTCCCATCTGGGACATCCAGCTCTGCTGAGACATCTCCTCTTAGGTGTGCCTGCTCCAGATGGTAGTTGTCATGCATCCCCAGCTCCTCCCAAACGTCACCATGCCTGCACATAGACCACTGGACACTGAGGGCCATTAGTACCTCATTTCTCTCTTGCAGCTCCCTACGGAGGGCGCCACTGAGCGCACTGTCCAGCACCTCGCGCACGCTCAGAACGTCCTCCTTCAGGCCTCGGAGAACATAAAACCCCTCTCCAGTCGCAGCTCCAACATCCACCCCTCCTGCCCTCTGAACTCTACCCAGCTCCAGGCTCACTCCCAGGACCTTGGCATTCTTCTGCACGGCCTGCAGCTCCACCTCTCCCAGCATGCACAGGTCCTCTCCCGTCACATCTCTCTGAGTCAGCTGGTTCTGCAAGATGGCCTCCAGCTCCCGCCTGGCCCCCCTGATGGCGTCCGCCCCGCGCCCCACCACGCTCAGCACCACCGGGGGCGGTCTCCAGGGGGTGATGGTGAGGCCTGGAAGGGTatgaggagggggaagggagcCATGCGAGGGGGAGGAAAAGCTGATCCTCAGTTTCTTCTTCAGTATCTGTTGGGCTCTCTCTgaggagacaaagagaggagagttAAGACAGAGTGAAAAGTCACATTTTATAACTAGGATCCAACGTTTTCCCTGTCATCAAAGCATCACCAGGTAAAACTCTGGGCCCAAGTTATATCTACATACCCAAGAATAAGGATAATTTGTACATACACaagtatacacacaaacacacataccttTCAGTGTTGGGATTGGAGCGATAGCTCCCAGTCGGCTCTCCAGCTCTgacctacaaacaaacaaaaacataaataaaatgtCCTGTCCAAAGCTTAACATCCAGACATCACAACTAAAACTCGGAAAATAACTAAACTCATTCTAGAAGTGAAGCAAACTACAAACAAACTTACCATACCATTTAAACCAGGGTtgcccaaccctgttcctggagagctacctctaagtttttcactccaaccccagttgtaactaacctgattcagcttatcaaccagctaattattagaatcaggtgtgctacaTAAGGGTTCCACTCTAAACCTACAGCATGGTAGGGCTTGCAGTCCAAACGCCAAGTAGAGAGCCCTCGGACCTAAACCCTCAGCCCTTGAATGACGTTTTACATCATCACATCCGAGTGTACCTTCAATGTCCTTTGCCCAAGCGAGGGAGAGCGATGATCGGAGGCGCGACGTCCTTGGTAGAAATCTTGAAGTTCAGCTTAAAAATGACCAACCTAAAGCTATTAATGTACCTAGCaagctaacgtagctagctagcagttttatcaggtagctagctacagttacccatagctggctagctagtttaATAGTTTGGTAATTTATTTCAATAAATGACCCAAAATATGTTTATGAAGCTAGTTTTATATGCTCCTCACTACGAGACTCAGCAAATTTGATCGTAATTCCCATTTGCCAACGCTAAAATCAATGTAATCTATGAATTATCTTTGCAAGATAGCATCATCATTTTGTCTCACATACCGAAAATGCAGCCGCGTTGCTAAATTGGACACATTGCAACCACTGAAGTTTGACACTTGACTACATTTTGAATTGAATTGTGGGTCATATCAACCAGACAAGTGATCCAGGTTCTTCACTCGGTCCCTCCAGCTAAATCGAGGGCTGTTTGTCAACTGGACCTTCACTTAAGATGACAATCAAACTGCATCCGGTTTTGATGAGGGGAAGTGGCTATCGCGAGGGCTAATGGGGGTCAAATGAACGTGTTTGAACTGTAGCCAAGCatttcaggaacagggttgggaaGCCCCTGATTCAAACCAAGACACATCAGAGACCCCACCATTTCTGACAATTAAAATGGAGACTGACCTGAATGCCTGGAAGACGGGTCTCTGCAGCATGACAATGCGgatgacagagaggatgttgggGGACAAATCCCTCACACTTGACGCCATGCCATCCAACATGGCCTTACACACAGAGCCAGAGTCTGCTCGAGCAGCTCCTggacaaaaaaatatgtttgttttttatgtCTAGAATATCATCTAACCAGTATATTACAGAATATAGATGCTGCTGTCCCTAATGAACTTGTTCATCAGTATTTGTTTTGACATTAACTAAATTGTGTCCTACGAAATGTAAGACTAACAACTGCGCACAATAAAAATATTGAACACAAATTGGTATGGCAGAGGGTTGATACAAGAGCAAATTAAGGGAGTCGGTATTGCATTTCACACAAAAtaagacatactgtacataccagTGTTGACTGCAGGGAAGGCTGCAGAGCGGTAGCCCTTTCTCTCACACTGTTTCAGTATCTTCCCACAGACCTTGCTGATCCTCTGTGTGTCGCGTTTAAAGCTGACGTGAACGATCTCCTTGCAGCCCAGTGCACCGGGCCCTGTGGTGCACATCAAGTCTCCTGGCACACCCACTgatggagagaaaaagaaagatatggaggcttctgaggggaggacagctcataataatggctggaatggagtcaatggaatggtatcaaccacatggaaaccacgtctttgacatttattttttatttattcaactaggcaagtcagttaagaacaaattcttattttcaacagtgggttaactcctCCCACCTGCCTCCATTAATAAGTGAAGAATAAGCTAGTAAAGCGATCTGTGAAGTAATTATTCAATGTCTCTATATCTTAGTGGAAAAAGATTTTCCTTCGTCAAATGATTACTTTCTGACTTGTGTGAACGGATTGCTCTGAGAGTTTGTGATTGTGTTAATAGGATTGTGTATGGAAACACTGTAAACCCAACCTTGTGCTAACGCTGCTTGGACTGTGGAACCTGCAGCAGTCAGAATAGCTTTGGAGACACCTAGAGGAAGATAATGGGACATGAGGGGACACagagaacagaacaaacaaacacacacacatacacacagtgatGACTAATCAAAAGCACATTGGAGGACAATGATAACTAGTGCTACCTGAATGGTTGGCTGAGAAGTCTGTGGTGTTGacgatgacatcagtgatctcaCGGATGATGTCGCCAAAGACCAGTTGTAGCTTGACACTGCCCAGCGTGGCAGAGACCTCGTCCTGAGTGGTTGAGATGTGGCGATAGAAGGAGgctaagcgagagagagagagagattgacaaacaattgacaaaaaaacaaaccaaaacaaaggcagagagagagagagagacaaagagacagagagacagagaaattaaCAAAtagttgacaaacaaacaaaccttaACCTAcaacagcacctagatcttctgcacagattccgtcagacttgggccctgacagacctgggccctgacagtaaatctcagtaagacaaaaataatggtgttccaaaaaaggccaggaccacaaatacaaattccatctagacaccattgcaatagaacacacaaaaaatgatacatatcttggcctaaacatcagcgccacaggtaacctccacaaagctgtgaacgatctgagagacaaggcaagaagggccttctatgccatcaaaaggaacataaaagccgacataccaattaggatctggctaaaaatacttacttatcagttatagaacccattgccctttatggttgtgaggtctggggcccgctcaccaaccaatcattcacaaaatgagacaaatactaaattgagactctgcatgcagaattctgcacaaatatcctccatgtacagtggttcctcctttaaaagttgtgtaaTACTGCGGCACACCCTGCGTGCTGCTGCAGCATTCGGTGGCACGTCATTTAATTCTCAGCCATTTCTTCTGTTACTGCAGGTTATTGCTAGTTTTACCACCAgtgggcatctttgagaagcatttgatagtattccgtattggcattaccggagaatttaaaaccttatttgtaataacatagtatatgggattgatttgaagaaatttggcttaattaatttgatgaaTATTATGGTGTTTAAATTCCGAGAAAAATTGTCGgtttgtaaattcagaccgtttcgctctcggagGGCACACTGGACGTTCGgaccgaggagtagggttgatttgagcatTCTGGCCTTACAacaacagtcaagcacccaagctaacgttggctagctacttccagacacaaatgagaccactgaccattttactcaccctagcagagctggtaagGCAGTTTTCGTGTTaaccagagtgttggtgactgtgaatgtgttgctggaaacaatttaattGCGCCTTTTTTGCCGAAGACGgtatctcaggtaagcagcactgggctgtatttaCGTATCCTAAAAATGACACCTGCTGCTTTAGATATCTCAGTTATTGATCTATAAAAAATAAGCTGTTTTCTTTACATTCAGAGAGCGAGCTGATCAAGGGGTTGTAGATGttgccagatgttcactgtcTGAGGAACAGGCCGTGGGAAGGTTTATTGCTGGCAAAAAtgtccataaccagaggtaattaaactgttctgtgttttttttctccatctctgcctgtcttgttgtacatggaacctgtctcacatgcattCATTTAAAAACCcttaagatgtcagctgctaattttcagatttacaccacataaacacagccattttcactggactatctgttgctgccaagtcatgatttCCCTGGGGTTTAGAATTAcaataaccaagtggtgagacacagccctctatatttaaatgtttcaggtacactccgataggtgtctgcatcacatacagtatcttctattgtttgtcctcatgggtctgtttttcagcataaagtactctgcagccacttagtgtggacacaaggtgagaccacacacacaaaataatagtatctctccttcacttcatccatctcccccttctctctaaaTCCTCTACGGTTATATAAGCTGGTTTGGTGAACCCCTCCCCAttctgaactggctgacacagagggcacagcatgatcataggtgagatTTCACTTGGTCGGGtcagtgctacaggatgcaaatttctgttgaaaaagctagcctttgctttcctaactgaatgtgtatattggttcctcacttccctgaaaagctgcatatcgcgggggctattcgatgctaatgcagtatgccacaggatgtttttgtgctggtcaagggcagtcaagtcaggTGGGAAccatatctgttcttagttctacattttttgaatggggcatgcttatttaagatggcgaggaaagcacttttaaagagcaaccaggcatcctctactgacgggatgaggtcaaaatccttccaggatacccgggccaggtcgattagaaaggcctgctcgcagaagtgttttagggagcgtttgacagtgatgaggggtggtcgtttgaccacagacccattacggacgcaggcaataaggcaatgatcgctgagatcctggttgaagacagcagaggtgtatttgtaAATATGACAGGAATAGTTTGCTTAACTCACTCTGATCTGGAGAAGCATCCATTACAAACCCTCTGACATGCAAAGCACACTGGGAAGTCTGGAAAGCCTGGAAGTAAAACAGAATACAACCACAAGTCAAGGGCAACCAGTGATGAACTGTGTTAAACAGTAACTTAAGTTTTGATTTTGCATGAAACATCCATTGAAGTCAAGAGAAGTGCCCTTCTTTAAAAGTCTCTGCTCACCTTGGTAGAATCTCTGTCATTGGGATGGACAACAATGCGGACAAGGAAGGGGGTTCTGCTCGCTCGATTCTGTTCATACCTACGGATCTCTTCTAGCAGAACCTGTGTTACCACATTGTGAGGGAACTGGAGAACCACACCAGTTCCAACTACAGGGAAGGCAACAGAACAGAATCCCTGGATCTCACAAGAGGCTAGAACTCTCCTCACACCCTGCCTCAGAGCCTGAGAGAGGACCAGAGGTGCTGGGTTAATGGTGGTTCAAAGGTCACAACTGCCAAGtgaagacacactcacacacacacacacacggacacatacAAGGGGACAAACCTGTACTGCTGGTCCTTGGGGGTTGTTGTCCCAGTGTGCACAGCTGAGGAAGAAGACGCggccagagctgagaccagacaATCCCTCCACCAGGACGTTGTCACCAGGTGCAGTCCGTCCCCCTAATTCCCTCAGAAACGCTGTCATCAGCGCCGGTCCAGCTGCCTCCGACAAGACATTACCCACTCGGGAGGAGAGAGGGTCACTACCAACCATGGGGGACACCAGGGCATCCAccttcagagagagacagacagtcagacagacagagggacatgcagagagacagacagagagaggggggagagataaatACATTAAGTAAAAGGGTAAGAGAAAAAGGAAGACGAAGTGTAAAAGAGAAAGGGAACATTGAGGCTCTCTCACCTCCTGTTTCTCTATGCTTCCCTGGATGATCTCCACCTGGACACAGACCTCTGGAGCCACTGGTCCCCTGGTGGAGGCAGCAGTGGTGTCTCTCTGAGGAGcatgtgtagtggtagtggtggtgctgGACTCTACCTCCAACCCAGGaaactccctcttcccctctaaCAGCCTATCACAGGCCTCCTGCATGGCTCTCACTGCCTCTCCACTCACATCAATCAGAGTGACCTTGGTAAGGATGCGCTGTTCCCTCCCAAAGTCCCTCACTGCAGAGACTATGGCCTCAGAACACACCTTCAGAGGAACGCTGAATATCCCCGAGCTGATGCAGGGCATGGCCAGGGTCTGGAGCTCCAGGGTCTCTGCCAGATCCAGGACTGCCTTTACTGTCTTCTCCAGCAGAGGGTGCTCTTTCCCACCTACGCTGCCCCCTACTGGTCCCACTGCGTGCAGCAGCATCTTACAAGGCAACTTCCCTCCTGTAGTCTCTACCACTGTACCTGTGGGCACTCTACCTATCTGCCTAACCAGATCTCTGCTGGCCTGCTGTACCTCAGGCCCCCCCGCACGGCTTAGAGCTGCAGCCACGCCACCAGCGTGATCCAGGTCCTCATTGGCTGCGTTCACCAGCGCATCCGCCCGTTCCTTGGTGATGTCACCTTGACGTACCACAACCTGCAGCCCCCGCTGGAGGCGATAGCTGGTGGCTGTGACCATCTCCTCCAGTCTTGGTCCGGCGCGAGCTTCGCCGGCAACACCACCGTGGTTGTGCAGCTGGATGAGGCAGTGTTGAGAGCGACCCACCACTTCCAGGTACTCCCTTCCCACGCCCTGGAAGTAGCGTAGTGCCCCCGGCTGGTCTATGGTCACAGTCTGGTGGACCAAGGAGGCCAGAGCGGGACCCAACCTGTCCCTAACCTGGGCCACCCGGACAGAGGGTCCACAGAGCACCACAGTGGGGTGGATGGCTGAGGGGTAGAGGGTCACCCCAGTGTGTTCCACACCGATCCTCTCCAGCAGTTCTGGTAGGTGGTCAGCAATCTCCGGGTAAGGGAGACACACTGTCTCCTCCACACTGGACTGGTCTATCAGAAAGGCCCCAATCTCCTCCCTCAGCTCCTGAACCTCCTTCAGGTGGCCCAGCAACTGCACTCTACACCCAGGACCATACCTTGCCACCACCCTGCATCTGCTCTGGTTCATCTCCTTCACCTTCTTCTCAAGCTTGGATTTCAGTTCAGATGGCAGGGTGCCACAGTTAGGCAAATCAATCTTCTCCTCCCCAAACTCCCCCAGCAGATCCTTCTCAGCCTGCTCCAGTTtcccagaggagagggagaacagacggAGCTCTGTATCCCCCAACTCTACCTCCACATGGAGTCCCAACCCCAGCAGACTGCTCAGGTTCCCAGGCCTCCCATACTCATCCCTCAGGAAGGACAGGAGGTGGGGGGACACCTCAGGCACCACCCGCTCCAGCACCAGAGAGATTTTATCTGTAACTAACTGTCTGGCTGTCCGGACATCACTTGCTGAACCCTCCAGCACCAGCTGAGATGAGTCACTGCGCGTCACCCTCACCCCTGGAACAGCCTCACCTAGATCCTTCTCTATAACTTCCTCTAGAAGCCGGAGCTTGGACTGTCCCAGACGACAGGTGGTGCTGATCTTCTCCTGCTTCCAGGAGCTCAGACCCTGACCCTGGAAGGCCTCCAGCTCCTTCAGCTTGGCCTGGACCTCGGGCCCCTCCCCAACCACCACCGCAAACCCTTCCCCTGTCTCGCAGTAAACCCTCACATCCTCCGAACCCAGGGTACTGCTCTGCAGCAGAGTCTGGAGCTTAAGTGGGTCTACCTCATAGTGGCATGTGTACCGCTCCTGGAGCTGTTTGAACAGTCTCTCGACCTGTGCCTTCCATGGTCCCACCCCAACCCCATCTCCACATGACCCAGCTTGGCCTGAGCCTCTGACCACTGCCCTCTTGTCCTCTGGATGGAGGTGGACAGAGCAGCCCAGAGAGGACAGCTGCTGCTGCAGGTCTCTTCCAGCCCCAGGGCTCTCCTTCAGGTATCTCAGGAGGTAGGAGTCTAGATGGAGTTCATGCTCTAGGAAACCAGGTGGGGATGtctggacagggagggagggatggaatgggagggaCTGGTGACTCTAGAGTCAGAGATAAAAGGTGCAAGTCCTGGGGAATTCCACTGTTAATGATTAttatgtctgtctttatctatgTTTATTATTCATTTATTATTGTAGGTCGACCGTACAGCTGCGTCTGGATTATATTAGAAATCTAGCAACTGGTTTGGCATTTGTCAATTTTGTTAGTTTAATACAGATTGCTTTCAGTTGGAATTTATTTTAATGTCATTCCTCATATTGTAAATTCATGTTTTACTTATTATAACAATAAGTAAAACCAAACATGCAATGTAATCAGACTATTTTGACGTCATTTGAAGGGATAATAAAGTCATTGCCTGACAGACAGATCCATGATATATGACTAAACGTTATGTTTACTGGGATGTAAATACAACAACACTGCATTGACGTCTGTGTGGTTTGACCTCATGTTATGGAACATAAATGTCTTGTCAAGCAGGTTATGTGACTCTGCATGTACTGTATAGGTGTGTCTGTTAAGTCTGGCCACACCTGACTGCTGAATGTTGTGGGTGGAGGCTCCTGGCTGCCTCTCAGAGTGAGGATGAGAGGTCCTCCAGGCATCTCCAACACATGATTAGGTTTCTGAAGTACCCTCTCCTGGACTGAAAGAGTTACAGAGGCATGAGTTGATGTTGCCGTTGTAGTCGttgttatagtagtagtggtaataaaAATAACAACTAAAAGCACCAACATATTTGTATCTTAAAAGCACCAAATGGGGTCATTTTTTACCCCAAATTGGTAATGATTGCATAGAGACACTGTCTGTCAAGCAGTAGCACGTTTTATTTAATTAACCTTCTGTAACACAAGCttcttttttaaaaacattttcacacatctgttttttgtatgttttgtatgtTTTTATCAGTTAATTTGATAAATTTGAATCAATAGAAACGTATGAACATTTTTGGCCTATTCATTCAAAACGTGTTTCTGTAACGTCTACTCCCACTCTACGGCATTCAACGTCGTCGGTCTACCAACCACAGGTCCTGGCAACCCAcctttacacacacctggcaactatCTTCAAGCACACCTGCGTCTCATTATGagtcacacctggacttcattactCCCTTGATTACTTACCCTTTATATCACACTCTTTTGTTATCAGTCATGAGGTATTGTTGTTTGTGTTTCCATGTCAGACACTTCTCTTGTTTTGTTATGGATCCATGTTTGTTGTTATTAAACTCACTAACtgcacttgcttcctgactcccggCGTCTATGTTACAGAACACTACCTCCACAAATGGAAGCAGCAGTCAATCAAGACATCTCCCAGATGGTCGCTGAACAGGGTCACCTACTTCGTCAACACCTCGACCAGCTGGCTCATTTGGGAATGGCTATGGATGAGGTCCTCTTCATTACTCAAGGGGCTTCATCTCCAAACAGCGGAGGATTCTCTACCACAAGTCGAGCCAGTACCACAGCCCAtccagctgtccgtcctgttCAACAATGCCAGATTGTCCTTCCTGGACAAATATGACAGGACTCCATTGAAATGCCGTGGCTTCCTActccagtgctccctctatttcGCTCATCAGATGGGAGCCCCCACCACcgagaggtccaaggttgccacATTTATTTCTCTGCTGATAGGACGAGCGTTGGAGTGGTCCACGGCCatctgtgagagaggagaggataagctGGGTTCCTATGTGGGGTTCATGGCGGTCTTCGACCAGCCAccggagggtagagaggggggtgagCGCCTACTACAACTACGGCAGGATGGCCAGACCGCGGAAGAGTACGCGCTCACCTTTCAGACAGTGGCAGCACCCAGCAGCTGGAATGAGCCGGCGCTCTGCAACCTCTTCAGAAGAGGTCCAGAAGGAGTTTAGCGTGCCGAGATGATAGCCTATCCTTGGACACCCTCATCACAATGGTCCTCCGTCTGGATAACCTGCTTCGGGAGCGTCGGAACCCgcactgcctctctccctcctctattgATCATTCTGAgtcagagcctgaacccatggaggtgGGGGCGACATGCCTCTCCGCAGCTGAGCGACGCCATCGTAGACAGCGTCCTTGTTGCAGACGGAAGGGGCACCAGCTTCAACGGTGTCCGGTATGTTCTAACCGGGGATCCACAAGAGCAGAGGGACAGCCACGTGATCATCCGTCTCCTGGGTTTGGCATGAGCATTCCATCCTCATCACTTTTCACCAAACCTTTCCTAGTATAAATTTCACTGTCTGGCTGTCCTTCGCCTGCTGAAGGGTCATTTCACCTCCGCCCCGTTGCTTAAACATCCAGATTCTACACTGCCCTTTGTGGTGTAGGTGGACGCCTCAGAAGTAGGTTGTGGGCTGTCCTGTCCCAATGCCAAGGTAATCCACAGAAATTGTATCCATGTGCCACCTGTCCTCCTGAGAACACCTTCgttc contains:
- the LOC110531552 gene encoding protein mono-ADP-ribosyltransferase PARP14 isoform X3, which gives rise to MDIYKYPVFFEVHSLDPAQKEKIEKYFQVRRKSGGGDCGPIDNVGDNVYKIAFFDPTVQERVLQKPNHVLEMPGGPLILTLRGSQEPPPTTFSSQTSPPGFLEHELHLDSYLLRYLKESPGAGRDLQQQLSSLGCSVHLHPEDKRAVVRGSGQAGSCGDGVGVGPWKAQVERLFKQLQERYTCHYEVDPLKLQTLLQSSTLGSEDVRVYCETGEGFAVVVGEGPEVQAKLKELEAFQGQGLSSWKQEKISTTCRLGQSKLRLLEEVIEKDLGEAVPGVRVTRSDSSQLVLEGSASDVRTARQLVTDKISLVLERVVPEVSPHLLSFLRDEYGRPGNLSSLLGLGLHVEVELGDTELRLFSLSSGKLEQAEKDLLGEFGEEKIDLPNCGTLPSELKSKLEKKVKEMNQSRCRVVARYGPGCRVQLLGHLKEVQELREEIGAFLIDQSSVEETVCLPYPEIADHLPELLERIGVEHTGVTLYPSAIHPTVVLCGPSVRVAQVRDRLGPALASLVHQTVTIDQPGALRYFQGVGREYLEVVGRSQHCLIQLHNHGGVAGEARAGPRLEEMVTATSYRLQRGLQVVVRQGDITKERADALVNAANEDLDHAGGVAAALSRAGGPEVQQASRDLVRQIGRVPTGTVVETTGGKLPCKMLLHAVGPVGGSVGGKEHPLLEKTVKAVLDLAETLELQTLAMPCISSGIFSVPLKVCSEAIVSAVRDFGREQRILTKVTLIDVSGEAVRAMQEACDRLLEGKREFPGLEVESSTTTTTTHAPQRDTTAASTRGPVAPEVCVQVEIIQGSIEKQEVDALVSPMVGSDPLSSRVGNVLSEAAGPALMTAFLRELGGRTAPGDNVLVEGLSGLSSGRVFFLSCAHWDNNPQGPAVQALRQGVRRVLASCEIQGFCSVAFPVVGTGVVLQFPHNVVTQVLLEEIRRYEQNRASRTPFLVRIVVHPNDRDSTKAFQTSQCALHVRGFVMDASPDQTSFYRHISTTQDEVSATLGSVKLQLVFGDIIREITDVIVNTTDFSANHSGVSKAILTAAGSTVQAALAQVGVPGDLMCTTGPGALGCKEIVHVSFKRDTQRISKVCGKILKQCERKGYRSAAFPAVNTGAARADSGSVCKAMLDGMASSVRDLSPNILSVIRIVMLQRPVFQAFRSELESRLGAIAPIPTLKERAQQILKKKLRISFSSPSHGSLPPPHTLPGLTITPWRPPPVVLSVVGRGADAIRGARRELEAILQNQLTQRDVTGEDLCMLGEVELQAVQKNAKVLGVSLELGRVQRAGGVDVGAATGEGFYVLRGLKEDVLSVREVLDSALSGALRRELQERNEVLMALSVQWSMCRHGDVWEELGMHDNYHLEQAHLRGDVSAELDVPDGSKVRVNLKNNRATDWETGCTYKMKREESEKLPSHWDDMAAGETQKRVLLLPTSSEYQAVAQAFQSTTATQVAIHKIERVQNVFLWQAYALCEQRIRAKNGAAAVGVRKLYHGTAAKTCDAIESNGFDRSYANITAYGVGVYFAVNASYSAHPRYSPPDGSGHRRMYVARVLTGRYTRGDPSMKFTPCRSPTDSADCYDSLVDNLQTPSMFVIFHDDQAYPEYLITFI